The DNA region CCAGGAGAATCGCGGCATCCCGGAGGGTCTCCAGCCCCCTCACGGGAGGATGCCCCGGCCGGCCTTGGTGAGCCGCCGCTGGAGCGCTCTCATCGCGAGTCCGTACAGCGGCGGCGCGAACTTCTGTGCCGCGAAGCCGAGACGGACGTCCGGGGACGTGTAGACGATGTAGCGCCCCTTGCGCACTCCCGCGAGCATCTTCTCGGCGGCCTCGTCAGGGGTCACCGCGTGGCGCCGGAACTGGTCGACGGTCCTGGCCACCTCCGGATCGGACCTGTCGACGCCGGCGATCTCGACGGTCTCCACGAGCGGGGTGTCGACGCCGCCGGGGCAGACGAGGTGCACGCCGATGTCGTACGGCGCCAGGTCGAAGCGCAGCACCTCGGCGATGCCGCGGATCCCGAACTTGGCGGCACTGTAGGCGGCGTGCCACGGCAGGCCGAGCAGACCGGCGGCGGACGAGACCATGACGAGCGCCCCGGGCCTGCGGGCGGCCATCATCGCCGGCACGAACGCCTCGACGACGTGGATGGTGCCCATGAGGTTGACCTCGACCATCGAACGCCAGACCCGGTGCTCCAGCAGATCCGGGCGGCCCCACGCCGAGTTGCCGGCCACGTGGAAGATCGCGTCGGGCGCACCGCTTCCGGCCATGACGCGCTCCCCGAACGCCATCACGGCCTCGTGGTCGGTGAGGTCGACCATCTCGGCGAGAAGCACGGGCGCACCGGCGTCCCTGCAGTCCTGCTCGGCGGCGGTCAGCCCCTCGGCGTTGATGTCGGTGAGCACCAATCGGGCCCCCTCCCGCGCGAGCCGGAGGGCCGCCGCACGGCCGATCCCGCTGGCCGCGCCGGTCACCACGCAGACCCTGCCCCGGTAGTCCTTGATCCGTCGCCTCGACATCTACTCCCCCACGTAAAGGGCCCGGGTCGAAAAGCGGCGGGCCACCCGATGAGATCACCGTAGCGGCCCGCCGGGGTCCGTGAGGCGCGACGGCCGGGCGCGTCCGCTCTAGACGGGTGGGGTGAGTCGGGTCGGCTGCAGTGTGTCGTGGCCGCCGCGGGCGGGGATGGGCGGGACGTACTCACGCAGCACGCAGCGGCTGCCGCTGTAGATGGTGGCCATACAGCGGTTGCAGTGCACGCACAGGGATCGACGCCGGTCGTCCTCCTTGAGCTTGTTCGGCAGGTCGGGCTCGCGCAGCAGACCACGGCCCATCGCGACGAACTCGAAGCCGGCACCCATCGCCTTGTCGATGGACGGGCGGTCGACGATGCCGCCGAGCAGCATCATCGGCAGGTCCACGGCCTCGCGGATCTGTCGGGCGTCGTCGAACATGTACGCGTCGGTGTACGGGTACTCCTTGAACATCTTGGGGCCCACGATCTTCATGCCCATCTTGATCACCGCGGGCTGGGTGGCGGCGAACTCCTCCAGAGGCGCGGCGCCCTTGAACAGGTAGATGGGGTTGAGCAGGGAGCTGCCGACCGTCATCACCAACGCGTCGGCGGAGCCGTCCTGCTCGAGCCACTGGGCGACCTGGCGGGCCTCGTCGATCCAGAACCCGCCGGGCACCCCGTCGTCCATGTTGAGCTTGATGGTCACCGCGATCTTGTCGCCCATGGCATCCCGGATGGCGCGGCCGATGCGCCGGGCGAAGCGGGCGCGGTTCTCCAGCGATCCACCGTAGGAGTCCTTGCGCCGGTTGAGTTTGGGGCTGAGGAACTCACTGACCAGGTAATTGTGGCCGAAGTGCACCTCGATGGCGTCGAACCCGGCCTCGTGGGCCCCGCGCGCGGCGCGGACGTGGTCCTCCACGATCCGGTCGATGTCGGCCTCGGTGCACGCCTTGGTGATCGCCAGCCCGGTGGGAGCCGGGATCCGGGACGGCCCGAGCGGGGGCAGCCCGTTGGACGAACCGTTGGCCACGGCCCCGGCGTGTCCGACCTGGGCCGAGATCGCGGCGCCCTCGGCGTGCACGGCGTCGGTGAGCTTGCGCAGCATCCCGCCGTCGTCCATGCCCCAGTGATACTGGTGCTTGTCGGTGCGGCCCTCGGGGGAGGTCGCGAGATAGGCGACGGTCGTCATCCCCACGCCGCCGCGCGCGTACTCGGCGTGGAACTCGATGAGCTCGTCGGTGATCCGCCCCTTGGGACAACGCCCCTCGAAGGTCGCGGCCTTGACGATGCGGTTACGCAGCGTCACGTTGCCGATCTTGCCGGGGCTGAAGA from Dietzia sp. B32 includes:
- a CDS encoding SDR family oxidoreductase; translation: MSRRRIKDYRGRVCVVTGAASGIGRAAALRLAREGARLVLTDINAEGLTAAEQDCRDAGAPVLLAEMVDLTDHEAVMAFGERVMAGSGAPDAIFHVAGNSAWGRPDLLEHRVWRSMVEVNLMGTIHVVEAFVPAMMAARRPGALVMVSSAAGLLGLPWHAAYSAAKFGIRGIAEVLRFDLAPYDIGVHLVCPGGVDTPLVETVEIAGVDRSDPEVARTVDQFRRHAVTPDEAAEKMLAGVRKGRYIVYTSPDVRLGFAAQKFAPPLYGLAMRALQRRLTKAGRGILP
- a CDS encoding NADH:flavin oxidoreductase — protein: MSLAPGTPAPDVFSPGKIGNVTLRNRIVKAATFEGRCPKGRITDELIEFHAEYARGGVGMTTVAYLATSPEGRTDKHQYHWGMDDGGMLRKLTDAVHAEGAAISAQVGHAGAVANGSSNGLPPLGPSRIPAPTGLAITKACTEADIDRIVEDHVRAARGAHEAGFDAIEVHFGHNYLVSEFLSPKLNRRKDSYGGSLENRARFARRIGRAIRDAMGDKIAVTIKLNMDDGVPGGFWIDEARQVAQWLEQDGSADALVMTVGSSLLNPIYLFKGAAPLEEFAATQPAVIKMGMKIVGPKMFKEYPYTDAYMFDDARQIREAVDLPMMLLGGIVDRPSIDKAMGAGFEFVAMGRGLLREPDLPNKLKEDDRRRSLCVHCNRCMATIYSGSRCVLREYVPPIPARGGHDTLQPTRLTPPV